From Triticum aestivum cultivar Chinese Spring chromosome 7B, IWGSC CS RefSeq v2.1, whole genome shotgun sequence:
TCACAGTGCTCCTGCGGCGTGTCAAAACCACACGGGAGTATCAGCTTTGATCATTCTGATGCTGTAGCAAAGCAGTGCCAGCTAGACATACATATCTGGGAGAAGTATTACCATCTTGAGCTTAACAGTTAGCTCTTTCAGCATGGGCGAGCGATGGACAATACGGAACAGTGGGTAGAAGTCAGCAGCCATGCACCAATCACCCAGCACCAAGCTCGTCAGATTGCTAAACATCGGGCATGCTTGCAAACCCCTCTCGAATGTGAGCTTCACAAGCAATATGATCATGTTAAGGAGTTGAAAATAGAGCAAGCTGAATAGTTAATGATACAATATTTCCATGCTAGCTTGCCAACATATAGTAAAGAGTACATAATCACTTCAAAAAGTAGATTGTGTCTGACTTTAAAACTAAGAAGCGACTAATTCGGCATGCAAATATATTCACCTACGAATATGAAAAGGAAAATAACCCATCAGTACCTCAGGTAACGGTGCATGCAACTCCAATGTTGTGGCATGTGAAAGGCCATCAAGTAGATGATGATCTACTTCTGTGTTATCATCATAATGAAACTCAGACCCTAGACTAAGCGAAGCTGACACTAGAGAAGACAGATCCCAGGTAACTATAGCACCACGACGACATTCTGGGTCAATGACAGAGAGATGGGTAAGCTTCCTAGCACCAATCAGGAGATCATTGCCAATGATGCAGTCGATGATATGTAGAACCTTGAGTGAGCTCGATGAGATCCTCCTTGTATCGAGAATGCAACACTCCAACTCTAGATGTTCGAGCACAGGCCAGTCATAATTCAGCGGCTTATTGAACCAATCGTTCAAACGGACATACCAGAGCCTGATTCTTTTGAGGTACAGAGAAGGAAACATTGCTGTGCTATCCAAAATCAGATGGTGGTGAAATCCAGAAATATGAAGGAGACGAACTTTGTGCTTGATGGCATGACGAATCCACACAGAACTCTTCTTACTACTGCGAGTCGTGATGACGACCCGGACCTCATCCAAGGAAACAGTGCCGTCACGCAAGAGCAGCAAGTGGTCCACGAAGTTCTCCAGCTTGTGGTTATCAAAGCAAGCAATGCCCACATCATTTTTAACCACGAAGTCTTTGTTGTTGATGTGGATAAATGGAACAGAGCTCCAGAGattgcgccaccttggtgagagaAGACTTGTGCGCACGACCTCCGGCGTCGGCAGGAAGGACATCACGTGGTGGAGCAGATCGTCGGACAGGCTGCTGAGCCTGTCGACACCGTTGTCGTTGCCTCGCACACTCTTGGAACCACAGGGAATGGATGCTGGTGCCGACATTTTATCAAACAGGATGGCTGCATAAATCAACAAAAGGCAAAGCGAATGCATATATAATCAAAATCACAGATATACACATTGAAGAAATCCTAGATACACACGATGAGATGAGATGATTCCATACACGAGACTGTTTCAATCTTGAAGCAACTGTACTGGCAATCACACAATGCGACCTTGTGTAAAAGGATACAGTCTAGGAAAGAAAAAACATATGCAGCCTCGAGCAAAATTCTGTGGAAAATTTCAGCTGTAAATGCCAACATCCTTCTACATTTGTGTCTATGGCATTTCTTCCGAGCAAACTTCTAAGCAAAATAAATCTGGACTGGGTTAGCAAGTAGCAACATTCCGTTACTTGAATGGAAATATTGATTCTTGCACTGAAAAGAAAGAGGTAGGGGGAGAATGACTTCAACGCACTAATAGGAATTTTGCTAAGCAATTATGTTGTCTAAGATATTGAAATAATCCAATAATCACTGCTATAGCTtcacaaagtatttttgtattcttCAAAACATTTCACTTTGAATTACAGCAGTCAATGATTGACGACAGTTAAACATAAGCTCAACAGTAGTAGCAAAAATGGTGGTAGTTGCAGAGTATGGTAGTCAGTTTGCAACAAACAGAATTTTGTGCCCACTTCATCTGGCTACAAAAAGGGGAATGTGGTGATCATAATGTTATTTCACATAAATCTGTAAAATAACTTAACAGTTCATGCACTCACTTTAGTATCTTTGCAAATAATCCAAAGATTGACCAAATTACGCAAGAGCTAGCAATCTCTAGGTAACACCAATGGCACCATTCTGCAAATACTGCATCTGGCGTGCACAC
This genomic window contains:
- the LOC123158984 gene encoding F-box protein At5g03100, with the protein product MSAPASIPCGSKSVRGNDNGVDRLSSLSDDLLHHVMSFLPTPEVVRTSLLSPRWRNLWSSVPFIHINNKDFVVKNDVGIACFDNHKLENFVDHLLLLRDGTVSLDEVRVVITTRSSKKSSVWIRHAIKHKVRLLHISGFHHHLILDSTAMFPSLYLKRIRLWYVRLNDWFNKPLNYDWPVLEHLELECCILDTRRISSSSLKVLHIIDCIIGNDLLIGARKLTHLSVIDPECRRGAIVTWDLSSLVSASLSLGSEFHYDDNTEVDHHLLDGLSHATTLELHAPLPELTFERGLQACPMFSNLTSLVLGDWCMAADFYPLFRIVHRSPMLKELTVKLKMEHCETRKEVESASLPSRRAPAIRGYPRIERIKICCSKDDPRIGTLVQALLPIFIPDGKISIEGY